The Porites lutea chromosome 4, jaPorLute2.1, whole genome shotgun sequence genome contains a region encoding:
- the LOC140933716 gene encoding F-box/WD repeat-containing protein 1A-like, which yields MEDEMIDYGFEEDSVMVIDGEVDEKDRTNENERSRELYMEERQACVKHFEKWSETQQVEFVEYLLSKMCHYQHGHINSYLKPMLQRDFITALPAKGLDHIAENILSFLDAKSLCAAEVVCKEWNRVISDGMLWKKLIERKVRTDPLWRGLSERRGWGQYLFKAQVADPPRHLFFRRLFPKINEDLEAIDTNWRCGRHSLHRIYCRSENSKGVYCLQYDDNKIVSGLRDNTIKIWDKNTLECVKVLTGHTGSVLCLQYDENVTVTGSSDSTVRVWNVHTGEMLNTLIHHCEAVLHLRFQDGMMVTCSKDRSIAVWDMQSPTDINLRRVLVGHRAAVNVVDFDDKYIVSASGDRTIKVWSTSTCEFVRTLNGHKRGIACLQYRDRLVVSGSSDNTIRLWDIECGACLRVLEGHEELVRCIRFDNRRIVSGAYDGKIKVWDLQAALDPRAPAGTLCLRTLVEHQGRVFRLQFDDFQIVSSSHDDTILMWDFLNSDTNPKSQQHTTLP from the exons ATGGAGGACGAAATGATCGACTACGGCTTCGAAGAGGATAGT GTTATGGTTATTGATGGCGAAGTTGACGAGAAAGACAGAACCAACGAAAACGAAAGGAGCCGAGAACTTTACATGGAAGAAAGACAGGCTTGTGTTAAGCATTTCGAGAAATGGTCAGAAACCCAGCAAGTTGAATTTGTAGAATATCTACTCTCGAAAATGTGTCATTATCAGCATGGACACATTAATTCATATCTCAAGCCAATGTTGCAGCGAGATTTTATAACTGCCTTACCTG CTAAGGGGTTGGACCATATAGCTGAAAATATCTTATCCTTTTTGGATGCCAAGTCTCTCTGTGCAGCAGAGGTAGTTTGTAAAGAGTGGAACAGAGTAATTTCTGATGGAATGCTATGGAAGAAGCTTATCGAAAGAAAAGTCCGAACAGATCCATTATGGAGAGGGTTGTCAGAGAGGAGAGGATG GGGACAGTATTTGTTCAAAGCACAAGTCGCAGACCCTCCTCGACATCTTTTCTTTAGAAGGCTCTTTCCAAAAATTAATGAGGACCTTGAG GCAATTGATACCAATTGGCGTTGTGGCCGTCATTCTCTTCATCGTATCTACTGTCGCAGTGAGAATAGCAAAGGTGTTTACTGCTTGCAGTATGATGACAACAAAATAGTTAGTGGTCTTAGAGATAACACAATTAAG ATATGGGACAAAAACACATTAGAATGTGTCAAAGTTTTAACTGGCCATACTGGCTCCGTTCTTTGTCTTCAATATGACGAGAATGTTACTGTCACTGGTTCAAGTGATTCCACTGTTAG GGTATGGAATGTTCACACTGGTGAAATGTTAAACACTTTAATCCATCACTGTGAGGCTGTCCTTCATCTGAGATTTCAAGATGGCATGATGGTGACATGTTCGAAG gaTCGCTCCATAGCTGTGTGGGATATGCAATCACCAACGGACATCAACCTCAGGAGAGTGCTAGTTGGACACAGAGCTGCTGTCAATGTTGTCGACTTTGATGACAAATACATTGTGTCAGCCTCTGGAGATAGAACAATTAAG GTGTGGAGTACTTCCACCTGTGAGTTTGTCAGAACCCTCAATGGACACAAACGTGGCATAGCCTGCTTACAGTACAGGGATCGACTGGTAGTTAGCGGTTCTTCAGATAATACAATTAG ATTATGGGACATTGAATGTGGAGCCTGTCTCAGAGTCTTAGAAGGGCATGAAGAATTAGTCag ATGTATTCGGTTTGACAACAGAAGGATAGTTAGTGGTGCTTATGATGG gaaaatcaaagtgTGGGACCTTCAAGCTGCTCTAGATCCAAGAGCCCCGGCAGGAACATTGTGTTTGAGAACACTTGTG GAACATCAAGGCAGAGTTTTCAGACTGCAGTTTGATGATTTTCAGATAGTCAGTAGTTCTCATGACGACACTATTCTAATGTGGGATTTCCTCAATTCCGACACAAATCCAAAGAGCCAGCAACACACCACCCTGCCCTAG
- the LOC140933717 gene encoding uncharacterized protein — protein MAGFVTANRWATGVETHKTSEGRILCTGVGCVGCFPEVFSSEASELGVCDVDLTSGILGLRPFLDEENSRESLYLNSKNFSRRQKKLRTRRKRQKRKIDVKYGLSDKGQDSQAGKQEFSLDKPQNSSSVATQTELSDMGIEAETLTLEVVKTGSEQNLPSFKNDRKVDEEGIPGANEKQNKVNSAFVEVDDNVNKTQRNSESLFDQQSSRSRLGKILDKMYIVSKKEIALSSCDNLINEDDCNSDPILQDASSFGEDAVCFFFALEYYNSQRILPHFRVMEIIDALSTVVALKDIKCVQRISGRWQIVLKSRKYNKLLRNCGLKLRGRVYELVDDVDCYFDVVH, from the coding sequence ATGGCTGGCTTTGTGACTGCAAACAGATGGGCAACTGGAGTAGAAACTCATAAAACTTCGGAAGGAAGAATATTATGCACAGGGGTTGGATGTGTTGGATGTTTCCCTGAAGTCTTTTCATCAGAAGCTAGTGAACTTGGCGTCTGCGATGTTGACTTGACGAGTGGTATTTTAGGTCTCCGACCTTTCTTGGACGAAGAAAATTCCCGAGAAAGCTTGTACCTGAATTCAAAGAACTTTTCGAGGAGGCAAAAGAAATTGAGAACAAGGAGAAAGagacagaaaagaaaaatagatgTCAAGTACGGGTTGTCTGACAAAGGACAAGATTCACAAGCTGGGAAACAGGAATTTTCTTTGGACAAACCGCAAAATAGTTCATCTGTTGCTACTCAAACGGAATTGTCCGACATGGGAATTGAGGCAGAGACTTTAACATTAGAAGTCGTGAAGACGGGATCCGAACAAAATTTGCCTTCGTTTAAAAATGATAGGAAGGTAGACGAAGAAGGAATCCCGGGTGCTaatgaaaagcaaaataaagttaATTCCGCCTTTGTCGAGGTTGACGACAACGTAAACAAAACACAGAGGAATTCAGAAAGTTTGTTTGACCAGCAATCATCGCGCTCAAGACTTGGGAAAATTTTAGATAAAATGTATATTGTAAGCAAGAAAGAAATTGCCCTAAGCTCATGCGATAATTTAATTAACGAAGATGACTGCAATAGCGATCCGATATTGCAAGATGCTAGTTCTTTTGGAGAAGACGCCGTCTGCTTCTTTTTTGCGCTCGAGTACTACAATAGTCAACGAATTTTACCGCACTTTAGGGTTATGGAGATCATTGATGCGTTAAGTACAGTTGTTGCTTTGAAGGACATCAAGTGTGTTCAAAGAATTTCTGGGCGATGGCAGATCGTTTTAAAAAGCCGGAAGTACAATAAGCTTCTGAGAAACTGTGGTTTAAAGCTGAGGGGTCGTGTTTATGAACTTGTTGATGATGTTGATTGTTATTTTGACGTTGTTCACTGA